A section of the Macaca thibetana thibetana isolate TM-01 chromosome 10, ASM2454274v1, whole genome shotgun sequence genome encodes:
- the FOXS1 gene encoding forkhead box protein S1: MQQQPLPGPGAPAAEPTKPPYSYIALIAMAIQSSPGQRATLSGIYRYIMGRFAFYRHNRPGWQNSIRHNLSLNECFVKVPRDDRKPGKGSYWTLDPDCHDMFEHGSFLRRRRRFTRRTGAEGTRGPAKARRGPLRATSQDPGVLDTTTSRQCSFPPELPDPKGLSFGGLVGAMPASMCPATTDGRPRPPTEPKEISTPKPACLGELPVATSSSSCPVFGFPAGFSEAGGFNKAPTPVSSPEASIGSSYQCRLQALNFCMGADPGLEHLLASAAPSPAPPTPPTSLRAPLPLPADHKEPWVAGGFPVQGGSSYPLGLTPCLYRTPGMFFFE; the protein is encoded by the coding sequence ATGCAGCAGCAGCCTCTGCCCGGGCCCGGGGCCCCTGCGGCTGAGCCAACCAAGCCTCCCTACAGCTACATCGCCCTTATTGCCATGGCCATCCAGAGCTCGCCGGGGCAGCGGGCCACGCTCAGTGGCATCTACCGCTACATCATGGGCCGCTTCGCCTTCTACCGCCACAACCGGCCCGGCTGGCAGAACAGCATCCGCCACAACCTATCACTCAACGAGTGCTTTGTCAAGGTGCCCCGCGATGACCGCAAGCCAGGCAAGGGCAGCTACTGGACGCTGGACCCTGACTGCCACGACATGTTTGAGCACGGCAGCTTCCtacgccgccgccgccgcttcaCCCGGCGGACAGGTGCTGAGGGCACCAGGGGCCCGGCCAAGGCACGCCGTGGACCCCTCAGGGCAACCAGCCAGGACCCAGGAGTCCTCGACACCACGACCAGCAGGCAGTGCTCATTCCCACCAGAGCTGCCAGACCCCAAGGGCCTAAGCTTTGGGGGTCTGGTGGGGGCCATGCCAGCCAGTATGTGCCCAGCAACCACTGATGGCAGGCCTCGGCCACCCACGGAGCCCAAAGAGATTTCCACGCCCAAGCCTGCATGCCTGGGGGAGCTCCCCGTGGCCACCTCATCTTCCTCATGCCCAGTGTTTGGCTTTCCTGCCGGCTTCTCGGAGGCTGGGGGTTTTAATAAGGCCCCTACACCCGTCTCGTCCCCGGAAGCAAGCATCGGGAGCAGCTACCAGTGTCGGCTGCAGGCACTGAATTTTTGCATGGGGGCTGACCCAGGCCTTGAGCACCTCTTGGCTTCAGCAGCCCCCTCCCCTGCACCACCCACCCCTCCAACCTCACTCCGGGCCCCGCTGCCCCTGCCAGCTGACCACAAGGAACCCTGGGTTGCAGGTGGCTTCCCTGTCCAGGGAGGCTCCAGCTACCCGTTGGGGCTGACCCCCTGCCTATACCGGACGCCAGGAATGTTCTTCTTTGAGTAA
- the MYLK2 gene encoding myosin light chain kinase 2, skeletal/cardiac muscle — MATENGAVELGIQNPSTDKAPKGPAGEGPLGTGKDPGPPDPKKTPDPPTLKKDAKAPAPEKGDGTLAQPSTSSQGPEGEGDRGGGPAEGSAGPPAALPQQTATPETSVKKPKAEEGASGSQDPGEPRVGKKAAEGQAAARRGSPAFLHSPSCPAIISSSEKLLAKKPLSEASELTFEGVPMTHGPTDPRPAKAEGKSILAESQKEVGEKTPGQAGQAEVQGDTSRGIEFQAVPSEKSEVGQALCLTAREEDCFQILDDCPPPPAPFPHRMVELRTGNVSSEFSMNSKEALGGGKFGAVCTCKEKATGLKLAAKVIKKQTPKDKEMVLLEIEVMNQLNHRNLIQLYAAIETPHEIVLFMEYIEGGELFERIVDEDYHLTEVDTMVFVRQICDGILFMHKMRVLHLDLKPENILCVNTTGHLVKIIDFGLARRYNPNEKLKVNFGTPEFLSPEVVNYDQISDKTDMWSMGVITYMLLSGLSPFLGDDDTETLNNVLSGNWYFDEETFEAVSDEAKDFVSNLIVKDQRARMSAAQCLAHPWLNNLAEKAKRCNRRLKSQILLKKYLMKRRWKKNFIAVSAANRFKKISSSGALMALGV, encoded by the exons ATGgcgacagaaaatggagcagttGAGCTGGGAATTCAGAACCCGTCAACAG ACAAGGCACCTAAAGGTCCTGCAGGTGAAGGACCCCTGGGTACAGGGAAAGACCCTGGCCCTCCAGACCCAAAGAAAACTCCCGATCCACCCACCCTGAAGAAAGATGCCAAAGCCCCTGCCCCAGAGAAAGGGGATGGTACCCTGGCCCAACCCTCAACTAGCAGCCAAGGCCCCGAGGGAGAGGGTGACAGGGGCGGGGGGCCTGCGGAGGGCAGTGCTGGGCCCCCGGCAGCCCTGCCCCAGCAGACTGCTACGCCAGAGACCAGTGTCAAGAAGCCCAAGGCTGAAGAGGGAGCCTCAGGCAGCCAGGATCCTGGAGAGCCCAGGGTGGGCAAGAAGGCAGCAGAGGGCCAAGCAGCAGCCAGGAGGGGCTCACCCGCCTTTCTGCATAGCCCCAGCTGTCCCGCCATCATCTCCAG TTCTGAGAAGCTGCTGGCCAAGAAGCCCCTAAGTGAGGCATCAGAGCTCACCTTTGAAGGGGTGCCCATGACCCACGGCCCCACGGATCCCAGGCCagccaaggcagaaggaaagaGCATCCTGGCAGAGAGCCAGAAGGAAGTGGGAGAGAAAACCCcaggccaggctggccaggctgaggtgcaagggGACACCTCAAGAGGGATCGAGTTCCAGGCTGTTCCCTCAGAGAAATCCGAGGTGGGGCAGGCCCTCTGTCTCACAGCCAGGGAGGAGGACTGCTTCCAGATTTTGG ATGATTgcccgccacccccggcccccttCCCTCACCGCATGGTGGAGCTGAGGACCGGAAATGTCAGCAGTGAATTCAGTATGAACTCCAAGGAGGCGCTCGGAGG TGGCAAGTTTGGGGCAGTCTGTACCTGCAAGGAGAAAGCCACAGGCCTCAAGCTGGCAGCCAAGGTCATCAAGAAACAGACTCCCAAAGACAAG GAAATGGTGTTGCTGGAGATCGAGGTCATGAACCAGCTGAACCACCGCAATCTGATCCAGCTGTACGCAGCCATCGAGACTCCGCATGAGATCGTCCTGTTCATGGAGTA CATCGAGGGCGGAGAGCTCTTCGAGAGGATTGTGGATGAGGACTACCATCTGACCGAGGTGGACACCATGGTGTTTGTCAGGCAGATTTGTGACGGGATCCTCTTCATGCACAAGATGAGGGTTTTGCATCTGGACCTCAAG CCAGAGAACATCCTGTGTGTCAACACCACAGGGCATTTGGTGAAGATCATTGACTTCGGCCTGGCACGGAG GTATAACCCCAACGAGAAGCTGAAGGTGAACTTTGGGACCCCAGAGTTCCTGTCACCTGAGGTGGTGAATTATGACCAAATCTCCGATAAGACAGACATGTGGAGTATGGGGGTGATCACCTACATGCT GCTGAGCGGCCTCTCCCCCTTCCTGGGAGATGATGACACAGAGACCCTAAACAACGTTCTATCTGGCAACTGGTACTTTGACGAAGAGACCTTTGAGGCCGTATCAGATGAGGCCAAAGACTTTGTCTCCAACCTCATCGTCAAGGACCAGAG GGCCCGGATGAGCGCAGCCCAGTGTCTCGCCCACCCCTGGCTCAACAACCTGGCAGAGAAAGCCAAGCGCTGTAACCGACGCCTTAAGTCCCAGATCTTGCTTAAGAAATACCTCATGAAGAGGCGCTGGAAG AAAAACTTCATTGCTGTCAGCGCTGCCAACCGCTTCAAGAAGATCAGCAGCTCAGGGGCACTGATGGCTCTGGGGGTCTGA